In the Hermetia illucens chromosome 1, iHerIll2.2.curated.20191125, whole genome shotgun sequence genome, GGGGTTTCTATTGCGCTAGCACCATACTCTGAATTCTCCTATTTATTAGTTAACTGTGGCCCGACAAATTTCAGAAAGGATCTCGCGAAACGAACGTCTGGAAAATCCAAAGTAGATAAAAAGATAGCTCAACCATTTGCTTAAGTTAGAGTTAGTTTTCTTCCTTATACCCAAAGTGATCTGGAGTCTACATATAAACATTTTGGGGCGGGGACATATTGCAATTCTGTGACTATTACTGAGTTCATTGCTGTTTATAGgctattaatttatatataatataaattaagTATTTTAGTAATTTTTGATTATCCTTATTGCATTGTACTTAAGCTTTCATCGCTTATAGGCGAATTCCGGGATTACGTGAGCGGACAAAGTTCAAGAGTTCATCAGAGTCCTCGCAAACGAATGGTTTCAAGTGATGACAGGCGACATCGTGCCATTTAAGACCATCATTGTAGAAATTGTTCAAGATGGACAAGCATGACTCGTCATTGCCTTGGGCAGCTTCACGGTTATCAGGTTGAGCTTGTCCGTATCCTCCGGTGTATGACCAATCTCCGGTGTTGCGTTGACTGGTTGGTCCAATTTTGGCACCAGATCCAGACCAGAACCATCCGTTCTCATTTGGTGGTTGCAAGTCAGGACGATCGCATCCTGCGAAGTTGCATTTACGTCCTGATGTCCAGATGTAACGAACATTACCACGTGCTATTCTTTGCTTGATGAACTCGTTTTCTTGGGGTGTTTCTAGAGAAACGGCATCCATACAATGACGACGGCAGATGTTACGAGCGTCCAACCAGTCGACTTCCAAGCTACGAGTGGGAGCGTGCTCCCAACTGAAGAAGTAGGAGTGTGCTACTCCTCGAGCGTCACGGTAGGTTGCATGGCGAACACCTGGAAGATTAAGGGTGGAAGCGATTTTGGTATGTACGGGAGGATGTAGAAGAGAATTTCAGGGAACTTACGGTTTGCGCAACTTCTGGGATCTGGCAAAGCTAGACGTCGTTGTGCTACGGCTAATGTTGCTCCAACAAGTAGAAGTGTGAAAATTCTTAATGATGACATCCtggaatgaaaaacaaaacgaaTTATGAATTTAAATTTGTGTTGAAATAATTTTGAGGAAATTGTTCTTTTTTT is a window encoding:
- the LOC119646708 gene encoding uncharacterized protein LOC119646708, with the translated sequence MSSLRIFTLLLVGATLAVAQRRLALPDPRSCANRVRHATYRDARGVAHSYFFSWEHAPTRSLEVDWLDARNICRRHCMDAVSLETPQENEFIKQRIARGNVRYIWTSGRKCNFAGCDRPDLQPPNENGWFWSGSGAKIGPTSQRNTGDWSYTGGYGQAQPDNREAAQGNDESCLSILNNFYNDGLKWHDVACHHLKPFVCEDSDELLNFVRSRNPGIRL